The proteins below come from a single Triticum aestivum cultivar Chinese Spring chromosome 5D, IWGSC CS RefSeq v2.1, whole genome shotgun sequence genomic window:
- the LOC123120119 gene encoding NDR1/HIN1-like protein 1, with product MGKDCGNHGDDHLRNGCRRLLAVLLVLAFIVAIITLIVYLVLRPTHPRFFLQDASLRQLNLSNSSGLLSTSIQVTVASRNPNDRVGVYYDRLDVYASYKYQQITVAASLPAVYQGHGDVDVWSPVLDGPNVPFAPYLASAISQDCQAGYLILQVKIDGRVRWKVGSWISGHYHLFVTCPAFLVTSGGNGAPGASGFKFQTTTYCHVEV from the coding sequence ATGGGCAAGGACTGCGGCAACCACGGCGACGACCACCTCCGGAACGGCTGCCGGCGCCTCCTGGCCGTGCTCCTGGTCCTGGCCTTCATCGTCGCCATCATCACCCTCATCGTCTACTTGGTGCTCCGCCCCACCCACCCGCGCTTTTTCCTCCAGGACGCCTCCCTCCGGCAGCTCAACCTCTCCAACTCCTCGGGCCTCCTCTCCACCTCCATCCAGGTCACCGTCGCCTCCCGCAACCCCAACGACCGCGTCGGTGTCTACTACGACCGCCTCGACGTCTACGCCTCCTACAAGTACCAGCAGATCACCGTCGCCGCCTCGCTCCCGGCGGTCTACCAGGGCCACGGCGACGTCGACGTATGGTCACCAGTTCTCGACGGGCCCAACGTGCCCTTCGCGCCGTACCTCGCCAGCGCCATCTCCCAGGACTGCCAGGCTGGCTATCTCATCCTCCAGGTCAAGATCGACGGCCGCGTCAGGTGGAAGGTCGGCAGCTGGATCTCCGGCCACTACCACCTCTTCGTCACCTGCCCAGCCTTCCTCGTCACCAGCGGCGGCAACGGCGCACCAGGGGCTAGCGGGTTCAAGTTCCAGACGACCACTTACTGCCACGTAGAGGTCTAG